The Pseudomonas bijieensis DNA window GGCTGTTCTTCATCGCCTATGCGCTGTTTGGGGTACCCAGCAACATGGCCCTGGACCGGGTCGGTCCGCGGCGCTGGATCGCCACGCTGATGGTGGTCTGGGGCACCTTGTCCACCGGTATGTTCCTTATCGACAGCGCCGCCGGTTTCTATGTGTTGCGCTTTCTGCTGGGCGTGGCCGAGGCCGGTTTCTTTCCTGGCATCCTGGTTTTCCTCAACCGTTGGTATCCGGCCCGGCGCCGGGCCCAGGTGACCGCGTTGTTCGCCATCGCCGTGCCGATGGCCGGGGTGATTGGCGGGCCATTGTCCGGCGGCATTCTCGAGCATTTCCATGACCTTGGCGGCCTGCGCGGCTGGCAATGGATGTTTGTCATTGAAGGGCTGCCGGTGATCCTCCTGGGCCTCGTCGTGCTCAAGTGCCTGCCGGACAGTTTCGAGGCGGTCAAGTGGCTCACACCACAAGCCAAGCAGCAACTGCGCGAACAACTGAGTCTTGAAGAACAGCGCAAATCCATCACCTCGTTCTCGGCGATCCTCAACAACCCGCAGGTCTGGTTGCTGGTAGCGGTGTACTTCGCCGTGATGCTGGCGGTGAACACCCTGGCCTTCTGGATGCCCACCCTGATCCACGGCGCCGGCATCGGCAGCGACGGCAAGGTCGGGCTACTCAGCGCCGTGCCCTATCTGGCCGGCTGCTTCTTCATGATCGGTTGCGGGCGTTCCTCTGACCGCAATCGCGAACGCCGCTGGCACCTGTGTGTGCCGCTGTTGATGGCAGCGCTGGGCATTGCGCTCGCCGGGCTTTCACCCGGCAACCCGACCCTGGTGCTGGCTGGCCTGATCGTCGCCGGCATGGGCGCCAGCGCGGCGTTGCCGA harbors:
- a CDS encoding MFS transporter, whose product is MSTANTADTAGTVAHDRTHATITWRLMPLLLVCYLFAHLDRINIGFAKMQMSADLQFSDTVYGFGAGLFFIAYALFGVPSNMALDRVGPRRWIATLMVVWGTLSTGMFLIDSAAGFYVLRFLLGVAEAGFFPGILVFLNRWYPARRRAQVTALFAIAVPMAGVIGGPLSGGILEHFHDLGGLRGWQWMFVIEGLPVILLGLVVLKCLPDSFEAVKWLTPQAKQQLREQLSLEEQRKSITSFSAILNNPQVWLLVAVYFAVMLAVNTLAFWMPTLIHGAGIGSDGKVGLLSAVPYLAGCFFMIGCGRSSDRNRERRWHLCVPLLMAALGIALAGLSPGNPTLVLAGLIVAGMGASAALPMFWQLPPAFLSNGTQAAGIALISSFGSIASFFAPYLIGWMRDTTQSASLALYVLALLIALGGLLVLRTRAAIVNPH